The DNA region AATTTCATCGTTAACGAGCCTCCAAACTTTAGTATTAGATGGTAATAAGTTCACTGGAAGACTTCCAAATGGCATTGGTTCACTAATAGTTTTGGCAGTTTTGAGTGTGAGGAACAATTCTTTAGATGGACATTTACCTGATACACTGGGAAATTTGCATAATCTTCGCGTTCTTGCACTTTCGAGGAATAATTTTACTGGTGATGTTCCTGATCTTAGCAGTCTAGAAAACCTTCAAATTCTAGATTTGGCAGATAATTCTTTTGGACCTAAATTTCCTCGCGTTAGCAGCAAAATTCAAAGCATTGTGTTGAGGAACAATAAGTTCACTGCAGGCATTCCAGAGAAAGTTCAATCCTACAATCATCTTGAACATATGGATATTTCTTCAAACAGATTTAAGGGGCCGTTTCCTCCGTCTTTGTTATCTTTGCCATCGATCACTTATCTTAACGTTGCAGGAAATAAGTTTACGGGAATGGTTTTTGAGGATAATCAATGCAATGCCGGATTAGATTTTGTGGATTTATCTACTAATCTGTTGAGTGGAAGATTACCTAGTTGTCTTATGACCGGTTCTAAGCACAGGATTGTGCATTTCTCTAATAACTGTTTAGCAACTGGAGACAGTAGTCAACATCCATTTTCTTTCTGTCGGAATGAAGCGTTGGCTGTTGGTATCTTACCTCATCATCAGAAGCAAAAACCATCTCCAAAAGTGGTTCTTGCTTTTATCGTTTGTGGTAGTATCACGGGTGGAGTCGTGCTAGTTTGCGCGACTATTTTGATTGTCAGGAACTTTCTTGCGAAGGAAGCTGCACGAAAAACCCCAACAAGATTAATAGTAGAAAATGCATCATCTTCATATACCTTGAAGTTATTCACTGATGCAAGTAAGATTCCTCGCTTCTTTCTGTATTCTCTATCACTTAACTCGGCCACTCAATACGTTGATTGAAAAGGTAACATAGTTAATTCTCTAGCTGAAAGGTGTTAGAAGTAAAGTTAATTTCATTAGCGTCCAAGTTCCTGTCTTAGCATTGAAGCATAGTACAATAGGAAAGGGAAAAAGCCTAAATATACAATGTTTAGGAATAGGAAAGGGAAAAAGCCTAAATATACAATATTTCGTTTGATTCCTAACTGCAACTAATTTGCCACGTTGTTTTTGTTTTCTATGTACAAGGATATGTTACTCAAGCAATGAAGCTGGGATCACTTAGCCTCCCGTCTTATCGGACCTTTTCGTTGGAAGAGCTTAAGGTAGCAACAAACAACTTTGATGCAACAACTTTTATAGGCAACAATTCTGACAGCCAGGTATTGCATTTCAAATTACCGCGTACCTTACTTTTTCTTTCCTACCGTACTATGTCATGGTACTATCATCCTTGATCGTTTTGGCACCAAAAAATGAGCTATAGAATGATACATGTTCAGCTGCTTTAGAAATGATACGGCCATCTCTCTCGGTTGCACAATCCCATTACATCGTTCTATTCGTGCTTGAAAAACAACCCCATCGGTCCGCTCCTTTAAATGGATACTCTTACCCGTCCTCCGAGGGTTAACATCACATAGATCAGATCGTGAACTCTTAATCTAATATGTTACACTATACCTTATCCTGTTTAGGTAGTTATAGAAGAATTCCTCTCTCATTCTACTAGCCAATCATTATCTTAGATGAGTGTGTGTCAACAAAGTATGACACGATATAAGCTCTTCGTAGGGATATTCATATTCGAGCGAATGTAAGAGCTGTAAAAATAATCTACCTATATGACCAATCTACTGAAAGTTTGATAGACAAAGGCTCAtaaatttgctttttttttttttttttggggttcAGATGTACAGAGGTCAGCTGAAAGATGGTTCATACATTGCAATTAGATGCCTGAAAATGAAACAATTCAACAATAGTCAAAATGTTATGCATCATATCGAATTGATGTCAAAACTTAGACATCATCATCTGGTCAGCACTCTTGGACACTGCTTCGAGTGCTACTTGGATGATTCAAGTGTTAGCAGGATATTTCTCGTCTTCGAATATGTACCAAATGGGACTCTAAGGAGATGGATCTCTGGTAATTATTTAACAAGTATTTGTACTTATATGCTAAATAATGTGCTTAGCAGATCAATATAAGGAATTTGATATTCTCAGTTTCTCAGTATCCTATTTCTGTTCGGCAGATAAACATGCTAAACGAAGACTAACTTGGACACAACGTATAGCAACCGCTATAGGAGTAGCAAGGGGAATACAGTTTCTGCAGTTTGGAATAGTGCCTGGAATATTTTCAAATAACATAAAGATAACAGATATTGTGTTGGATCAGaaccttgttgcaaaaatatgcaGCTATAATTTGCCTATTCTGGCTGAGAATGTAAAGGTGAGATAATAGACTTTACAAAGTTGTATATGTCATTTCTTACATACAAAAAAAGTTTATCCTGCAAAATTGGCTGATTCCGCTATCTGTGCAAATTCGTAGGAAAAGTTTCAAAATTTATCGAGTGGTTCTAAAGAGCTGAAGAGTGTAAGGTATGCATAACTGTTCCATAGTAAGTCATGATTAAGGAATATGTTAGCTCTTTATTTTCCTAATCTCACTTAGGAGCAAAGAAAGTTGTACATACACATTGCTCAATTACCTCTACTGATCACAGGGCTAATTATGAAGAAAAGTTGGATGTATTTGACTTTGGAGTAATATTATTGGAAATAATTAGCGGGAGGCAGATAAATACCAAGAATGAAGCGCAAGTTATACAAAATCAGGTATGACAAACACATCCTTTTCACTCTTCTTAATTCCAAACCTTCATCTTGAGCTAAAGAACCAAACTAGGAAAAGATTGTCTCTTGATATGAAATGAGGATGACAGCGCGAGGGGAGACTCTCTTTCCAACTCCGTATGAGCTAGAAGAAGTGCttctatatataagcacataaATCCCCCTTTCCACCACCTATGAGGGATAAAATTCTCATCCAAAAAGAACTttgctcaaattttcaatttctctcCATTcttttttccctccatttcccactCACACCGCCTCATCTTTTAAAGCCCAACAATTGATTTAGGTTTTTTTACACGCTTGATCcttttttaactattattttaaaaaatagcatcatttattgtttattccataaagagcactttttttttcattattagcatattataaaaattaagctCAACATTTAATAAGTTAACTGACTCACTAATCATAGGAAGTACTTCTCTTGTCCATCTCCATTCTCCCTTTCCAACATTCATCTTCACTCCATTTTTGAAAATCTGATGCATATGTGAATGCCAcctaaattcaagatgtattgatttatacgtcttttatactttgtatatcaagtatcactttaattcaaaatgtatttatatgtatataattgttgtatatttatttgtgaagtgccatcttattttaagatgtatttttaatgtatatttcaaatatattttatatgtcaagtgccatttaaattcaagatgtattttttatgtatatttttttgtatatttatatgccatcttaattaaatttaagatatatttttttatgtatatttcacatgtctaagtgtcatcttaattgaagatatattttttatatatattttttgtatattttaaatgtgttaattcaatgtatatttttttatatatacggtttgtatatattaacatatattattatcgaagtaagatctttatgttaagaaaggaagaaagaaggaagagaaaaacttaagaaagataattaaaaagaaaacgaatggaacaaatttaaaaaatatattggcTTCGGCAAAAAACAAATTTAAgaatatgaagaaaaagaaggaaagctaatagataaagagagaaaaaaaagggcatggtttttgtacaaagaattattgactttccgttcaaattgcttatgtttagggattaataattaatactcctattttaatggaactgtgtactacaaatataaatattttcctgCCACAACTGTAATATTAGGTTTCATGCtaagaatttgttatatttcttttaaacttTGACAGTTATGTAAAGTTCCCAACAATTTAAGGGTCTTTAAAGCCCAACAAAATATTTTCTGATAACCAAACACCAGAAAATGACTTTATCATcgaaaatattttctcaaaaataatttctAGCGTACCAAACACACCTAATTCTTGGACTGAATACTAAAAAGTATATGGCCCTTATAATAGGACTCTTAACATGGCTCATTCACTCTTTTTTACTCT from Nicotiana tabacum cultivar K326 chromosome 24, ASM71507v2, whole genome shotgun sequence includes:
- the LOC107802491 gene encoding LOW QUALITY PROTEIN: putative inactive leucine-rich repeat receptor-like protein kinase At3g03770 (The sequence of the model RefSeq protein was modified relative to this genomic sequence to represent the inferred CDS: deleted 2 bases in 1 codon); amino-acid sequence: MEKDFGLKILLVLHFLLHSICLSEQLLSSQVQTLFRIQNLLNYPPALSSWNNDTNFCNTEPSSTVTVICYEESITQLHIIVGKGASALPENFSIDSFVTTLVKIPSLKVIRLVSLGLWGPLPSKFSRLSLLEILDLSSNYFQGDIPREISSLTSLQTLVLDGNKFTGRLPNGIGSLIVLAVLSVRNNSLDGHLPDTLGNLHNLRVLALSRNNFTGDVPDLSSLENLQILDLADNSFGPKFPRVSSKIQSIVLRNNKFTAGIPEKVQSYNHLEHMDISSNRFKGPFPPSLLSLPSITYLNVAGNKFTGMVFEDNQCNAGLDFVDLSTNLLSGRLPSCLMTGSKHRIVHFSNNCLATGDSSQHPFSFCRNEALAVGILPHHQKQKPSPKVVLAFIVCGSITGGVVLVCATILIVRNFLAKEAARKTPTRLIVENASSSYTLKLFTDARYVTQAMKLGSLSLPSYRTFSLEELKVATNNFDATTFIGNNSDSQMYRGQLKDGSYIAIRCLKMKQFNNSQNVMHHIELMSKLRHHHLVSTLGHCFECYLDDSSVSRIFLVFEYVPNGTLRRWISDKHAKRRLTWTQRIATAIGVARGIQFLQFGIVPGIFSNNIKITDIVLDQNLVAKICSYNLPILAENVKEKFQNLSSGSKELKSVRANYEEKLDVFDFGVILLEIISGRQINTKNEAQVIQNQLQESIMANEVARKTVVDPTIRNSCSDESLKTMIEICSRCLLQDAEDRPSVEDVIWNLQFAAQVQDALKRDSSSSDASPISPLQPSNQLVMQ